One Xylocopa sonorina isolate GNS202 unplaced genomic scaffold, iyXylSono1_principal scaffold0014, whole genome shotgun sequence genomic window carries:
- the LOC143431837 gene encoding carboxypeptidase B-like yields the protein MRALFLVATVFAAAALAVGEEILPPLQGMQGISMVYDTPEQFSVLKNYLDLPGYDFVRTTYNTADVLVAKDKVEEFKNVLSQNGINYTVKVEDVQEEVIEERIAQEVERRIQARTQDYSTSGKLSFTYYPDYNEVNEYLNYVTRNHGNVASLISIGNSYEGRAMKVLKLSTGGRNKPAIFIDAGIHAREWIAPVTALFIVDQLLETHRNLLSQVDWYILPVLNPDGYQFTHTKSANRLWRKTRSSRGSSCKGVDGNRNYDMEWMTIGASSNPCSDTYAGPKAFSELETQHMRDFILARKGQFKAYITFHSYGQYILYPWGFTSKVPDNEPELRNLASSCAKAIAKSRKTQYTYGTSANHLYPAAGGSDDWALAKADISLSYTYELPGGNTGFILPPSEIKAVGIETFEAIKVIHQYVTSRHALDN from the exons ATGCGTGCCCTTTTCTTAGTTGCAACAGTTTTTGCCGCGGCTGCTTTGGCCGTTGGCGAAGAAATTCTGCCTCCTTTGCAGGG GATGCAAGGAATTTCCATGGTGTACGACACGCCAGAGCAATTCTCAGTGCTGAAGAATTACCTGGACCTTCCTGGATACGATTTTGTAAGAACCACCTACAACACAGCAGACGTTTTAGTGGCGAAGGACAAAGTGGAGGAGTTTAAGAATGTTCTGAGCCAGAATGGTATTAATTACACAGTCAAGGTCGAGGATGTCCAAGAGGAAGTGATCGAGGAGCGCATCGCGCAGGAAGTCGAGCGCAGGATCCAAGCGAGGACTCAGGATTACTCCACTTCCGGGAAGCTCTCTTTCACTTACTATCCTGATTACAACGAA GTAAACGAGTACCTGAACTACGTGACCAGGAACCACGGTAACGTCGCCTCGTTGATCAGCATTGGCAATTCGTACGAAGGACGAGCGATGAAGGTTTTAAAATTATCGACTGGCGGTAGAAACAAGCCTGCCATTTTCATCGATGCTGGAATCCACGCGAGAGAATGGATCGCCCCTGTGACTGCCCTTTTCATCGTGGATCAGCTGTTGGAGACTCACAGAAATCTTCTGTCGCAAGTCGACTGGTACATCTTGCCAGTTCTGAACCCTGATGGCTATCAATTCACGCACACGAAGTCTGCG AACCGATTGTGGAGGAAAACGAGATCCAGCAGAGGCTCGAGTTGCAAAGGCGTCGATGGAAACCGAAATTACGACATGGAATGGATGA CAATTGGAGCATCCAGCAATCCATGCAGCGACACCTACGCTGGGCCCAAAGCATTCTCTGAACTGGAAACTCAACACATGAGGGACTTCATTCTGGCACGAAAGGGTCAGTTCAAGGCTTACATCACGTTCCACTCTTATGGCCAG TACATCCTGTATCCATGGggcttcacatcaaaagtaccCGATAACGAGCCAGAATTG CGTAATCTCGCCAGCAGCTGCGCCAAGGCGATCGCAAAATCTCGCAAAACTCAGTACACGTACGGCACCTCGGCGAATCACCTGT ATCCAGCCGCTGGCGGCAGCGACGATTGGGCGCTGGCCAAAGCAGATATCAGTTTGTCGTACACGTACGAATTGCCTGGCGGAAATACTGGTTTCATATTGCCGCCATCGGAGATCAAAGCTGTTGGGATCGAGACGTTCGAGGCGATTAAAGTAATTCATCAGTATGTAACGTCGAGACACGCTTTGGACAATTAA
- the LOC143431761 gene encoding nibrin-like, with the protein MWYLVNVKGERLYLKPNVEVTFGRKKGDVLFPDDESISRLHASVCVTPKQIFEMGETTSTCRLKDLGSKYGTYICQENEMMAVSKEGYNLKHNDRVRIGLQNSIFLVMNASIITLTSGLVEADRNRLKSLMDHIDGAIINNWLKCCTHLTVTKATLTEKVICAMASAIPIVTVNYWEQVKVAVENGQELPNTKHFIPLISEPYINKEKLLISPNEKRTTLFQNLIFVLFSTQQYKTYGKIIQLAGGKSLLYSKKPLTIKELSAKNVIVLQYPNNEATQSTQNIAPEYDSIYDALQANDRKMVPEFEIPLAILHCSTEKYCNPTFRFSKLLKRPSEKCDSSEVLVLDTQDAVPSVQVLSNVLSSARLKSELDAECPNNEPDVVQETCDDFDQPADRLPQDSAGELEKKQDSDESNCIEETNDSCSSADEENVDLEPCFREMSNYIPETNESQYPDSSQSPEKVHSTVDSVEIQQNASARRNEATVVIEETPDSKLIDVTANESSDFEDEWSNECINKNLSEIRRRNEPNNLSETSNSEEENSEIEIVKSSTDKLDVEGDEDLNVRQIVEKNEAVAKNSRAYSVQLEKSAFSDKSEVEYKVEIRRNDFNNSVAREKLSNFSKSASSIMRVNPGRKTFIKVFQKIPKKRVTLSDMCVWNENECTKRMRVAAEFC; encoded by the exons ATGTGGTACTTAGTGAATGTTAAAG GGGAACGATTGTACTTGAAACCAAACGTGGAGGTCACTTTTGGCAGGAAGAAGGGTGACGTTCTGTTTCCTGACGATGAGTCTATCAGCAGACTACATGCGTCTGTTTGCGTTACACCGAAACAGATTTTTGAG ATGGGAGAAACAACATCGACGTGCAGGCTCAAAGACCTGGGCTCGAAGTACGGCACGTACATCTGCCAGGAGAACGAAATGATGGCAGTGTCGAAAGAGGGATACAATCTGAAGCATAACGACAGAGTACGAATAGGATTGCAGAACAGTATATTTCT GGTGATGAACGCCTCCATAATAACACTGACGTCAGGTCTAGTCGAGGCGGACAGGAACAGACTGAAGAGCTTGATGGACCACATCGACGGTGCAATAATCAACAACTGGCTGAAATGCTGCACGCACTTGACGGTGACGAAGGCTACGCTGACTGAGAAG GTGATTTGCGCCATGGCCTCAGCGATACCAATAGTAACAGTGAACTACTGGGAGCAAGTTAAAGTCGCTGTTGAAAATGGCCAGGAATTGCCAAACACCAAGCATTTTATTCCGCTGATCAGCGAACCGTACATCAACAAAGAGAAATTACTGATCTCTCCAAACGAGAAGAGGACGACGCTGTTCCAGAACTTGATATTCGTGCTGTTTTCTACGCAGCAGTACAAGACGTATGGCAAAATCATTCAATTAGCAG GTGGAAAATCTCTGTTGTACTCGAAGAAGCCTCTGACGATTAAGGAACTTTCAGCTAAAAACGTGATTGTACTGCAATACCCGAACAACGAGGCAACGCAGTCGACTCAGAACATTGCTCCAGAGTACGACTCGATCT ACGACGCGTTGCAAGCGAACGACCGCAAGATGGTCCCAGAATTCGAGATTCCTCTGGCGATACTGCACTGCTCCACAGAGAAATACTGCAATCCGACGTTCAGGTTCTCGAAATTGCTGAAAAGACCATCAGAAAAGTGCGACTCGTCAGAAGTTTTGGTCCTGGACACGCAAGACGCGGTGCCAAGCGTGCAAGTCCTGTCGAACGTGCTCTCCAGCGCCAGATTGAAGTCAGAATTGGACGCTGAGTGCCCAAACAACGAGCCAGATGTTGTTCAGGAGACCTGCGACGACTTCGATCAGCCAGCTGATCGATTGCCACAAGATTCTGCTGGTGAGCTCGAGAAGAAACAGGATTCTGACGAGTCCAACTGCATAGAAGAGACCAACGACTCCTGCAGTTCAGCAGATGAGGAGAACGTGGACTTAGAGCCGTGTTTCAGGGAAATGTCGAATTATATTCCTGAAACGAACGAGTCACAGTATCCAGATTCTTCACAATCGCCAGAGAAAGTTCACAGCACTGTCGACAGTGTTGAAATACAGCAAAATGCAAGTGCAAGAAGAAACGAGGCGACAGTGGTGATCGAAGAAACCCCAGACAGCAAATTGATAGACGTAACTGCGAACGAGAGCTCTGATTTCGAGGATGAATGGTCGAATGAGTGTATCAATAAGAATCTCAGTGAAATTCGCAGGCGAAACGAACCCAACAACTTATCTGAGACCAGCAATTCAGAGGAGGAAAACTCAGAAATCGAGATTGTAAAGTCGTCGACGGATAAACTCGACGTAGAAGGCGACGAGGACTTAAATGTGAGGCAAATTGTGGAGAAAAATGAGGCAGTGGCGAAGAATTCTCGTGCATACTCGGTTCAGCTTGAAAAGAGTGCTTTCTCAGACAAATCAGAGGTGGAGTACAAAGTGGAAATTCGACGAAATGACTTTAATAATTCCGTG GCTCGAGAGAAGCTCAGCAATTTCTCCAAGTCCGCTTCGTCGATCATGCGAGTCAATCCTGGCAGAAAAACGTTCATAAAA GTTTTCCAAAAAATCCCCAAAAAAAGGGTAACTTTGAGCGACATGTGCGTGTGGAACGAAAACGAGTGCACGAAAAGGATGAGAGTCGCTGCAGAGTTTTGTTAA